The proteins below are encoded in one region of Mycobacterium shinjukuense:
- a CDS encoding fatty-acid--AMP ligase encodes MPTAGLFIPYRRVVVESSLPAVLHERASMQPDQIAFTFVDYEQDWAGVAESLTWSQLYRRTSNLAQELVQCGSTGDRAVILAPQGLDYIVSFLASLQAGLVAVPLSVPYGGAHDERTTSVLADTLPAVVLTTSAVVDNLAPYVQPKTGRDGPSIVEVDLLELDAGQRLGLLAAGTEAPETLYLQYTSGSTRTPAGVMVSNDNVLANFEQMLTDFFGVYGGVPPADTTVVSWLPFYHDMGFMLGMICPILAGVRAELTSPVGFLQRPARWMQMLASNTRAVSAAPNFAFDIATRKTSDDDMAGLDLSGVWAILSGSERVQPATLKRFSDRFARFNLDPAVLRPAYGMAEATVYIATRTAGEPPKIVHFDSAKLPDGQAERCDGETGAPLVSYGTVDTQLVRIVDPETSVECPEGTVGEIWVHGANVAAGYWQKPEETKRTFGATIVHPTEGTPERPWLRTGDSGFRSGGELFILGRIKDLLIVYGRNHSADDIEATIQEITGGRCVAIAVPDDDGAEKPVAIIELKQRDESQEAAMHRMSAVRREVTAAIMKSHGLSVADLVLVSPGSIPITTSGKVRRRECVQQYLRDEFIRLDGLTRRSGQNLLDDVGAGAVADQALNQRLRTLRQQEHDLLVGVVCTQAAAVLGNFKPDDIDPECAFQDLGFDSVKATELLDRLKAVTGLALSPVSAFNYPTPAALASYLGQLMSGSIAAPVQVVSRAETDEPVAVVGMACRFPGGVDSAAGLWDLVVGGFDAVGGFPSDRGWNLAELFDPDPDAVGKTYTRAGTFLHDAAGFDAEFFGISGREALTMDPQQRLLLEVCWEALETARIDPAGLVGSATGVFVGAWAQAYGGSGSDGVEGYALTGLSTSVASGRVAYALGLQGPAITVDTACSSSLVATHLACQSLRNGESSLALAGGVTVMTTPSVFTEFARQRGLAADGRCKAFAAAADGTGWGEGAAVLVLERLSDARRHRHPVLAVIVGSAVNQDGASNGLTAPSGLAQQRVITQAVADAGIGLDQVDVVEAHGTGTMLGDPIEAEALIATYGARRDREHPLWLGSVKSNIGHTQAAAGVAGMIKMVEALNHDCLPPTLNVDRPSPHIDWSAGTVRLLTEAVPWPVTDHPRTAAVSSFGISGTNAHVIVQRAPAPADAAEDGLGEHAGEGVGFGLPVWALSARTPEALCAQADRLHRHLVARPELDLTDVAYSLGRTRTHHSRRAVITASVGSVDARKDLLEALDALRGGQAHPRLTQHHYLAHLRGKTVFVLPGQGGQYLGMGGELYRHHRVFADTVDACDEALGPLTGWSVREVLCQQSGAPALDRVDVVQPVLFTMMVSLAEVLRHYGIVADAVIGHSQGEIAAAYIAGVFSLPEAVRIVARRSQALSALAGAGAMASVLAGAEQVQPRLQPWVRRWVSRRSTGRRTPSLAVSQPRWGSSAPFVSARASISGRSRWITPRTRLRSNHCVSACWPSWPTSLRPGGHPVVFHGGRQVLRRCFRHHQNGRRVLVSQPA; translated from the coding sequence ATGCCCACGGCCGGTTTGTTCATCCCCTATCGTCGAGTTGTGGTTGAGTCCTCCCTACCCGCTGTGCTGCATGAGCGCGCCAGTATGCAGCCTGATCAGATCGCGTTCACTTTCGTTGATTACGAGCAGGATTGGGCGGGAGTTGCGGAAAGTCTGACGTGGTCGCAGCTGTACCGGCGAACGTCAAACCTGGCACAGGAGCTCGTTCAATGCGGGTCGACCGGCGACCGGGCAGTGATCTTGGCACCGCAGGGGTTGGATTACATCGTGAGTTTTCTGGCCTCGTTGCAGGCCGGCCTCGTCGCTGTGCCGCTTTCGGTTCCCTATGGTGGCGCACACGACGAGCGCACCACTTCGGTGTTGGCCGACACATTGCCCGCCGTCGTTCTCACGACCTCCGCTGTCGTCGACAACCTGGCCCCGTATGTACAGCCGAAAACTGGACGAGACGGGCCGTCGATCGTCGAAGTTGATTTGCTGGAGCTAGACGCTGGGCAGCGATTGGGCTTACTCGCCGCCGGTACCGAAGCGCCGGAAACCCTGTATCTGCAGTACACCTCCGGTTCCACGCGCACCCCGGCCGGCGTGATGGTCTCGAACGACAACGTGTTAGCCAACTTCGAGCAGATGTTGACTGACTTTTTCGGGGTTTACGGAGGGGTCCCACCAGCCGACACCACGGTGGTGTCGTGGCTGCCGTTCTATCACGACATGGGCTTCATGCTGGGCATGATTTGCCCCATCCTGGCCGGTGTGCGCGCCGAGCTCACCAGCCCGGTCGGGTTCTTGCAGCGGCCGGCCCGATGGATGCAGATGCTGGCGTCGAATACTCGAGCAGTGTCGGCGGCACCGAACTTCGCTTTTGATATCGCGACACGCAAGACATCAGATGACGATATGGCGGGGCTCGATCTTTCCGGCGTGTGGGCGATCCTCAGCGGCAGTGAGCGGGTGCAGCCCGCGACGCTCAAGCGCTTTTCTGACCGGTTCGCTCGCTTCAACCTCGATCCCGCGGTGCTGCGGCCCGCATATGGGATGGCAGAGGCGACTGTTTACATCGCGACCCGCACGGCAGGCGAACCGCCAAAAATTGTCCACTTTGACTCCGCAAAACTGCCCGACGGCCAAGCTGAGCGCTGCGACGGTGAAACGGGTGCACCGCTGGTCAGTTACGGGACCGTGGATACCCAGTTGGTGCGCATTGTCGATCCCGAGACGAGCGTCGAATGTCCAGAGGGAACGGTGGGCGAGATCTGGGTGCATGGCGCCAACGTCGCTGCCGGCTATTGGCAAAAGCCTGAAGAGACCAAGCGCACGTTCGGTGCAACGATTGTTCACCCGACGGAGGGCACGCCCGAGAGGCCATGGCTGCGAACCGGGGACTCGGGCTTCCGTTCCGGCGGTGAGCTTTTCATCCTCGGCCGGATCAAGGACCTCCTAATTGTGTACGGGCGCAACCACTCTGCGGACGACATCGAGGCGACGATCCAGGAGATCACCGGTGGCCGCTGCGTTGCGATCGCGGTTCCCGATGATGACGGCGCTGAAAAGCCGGTCGCCATCATCGAACTCAAGCAGCGCGACGAGTCCCAAGAGGCTGCGATGCACAGGATGAGCGCCGTGCGGCGTGAGGTCACCGCAGCGATAATGAAGTCGCATGGTTTGAGCGTGGCGGATCTCGTTCTGGTGTCTCCTGGTTCGATCCCCATCACCACAAGCGGCAAGGTCAGACGAAGGGAATGTGTACAGCAGTATCTGCGCGATGAGTTCATCCGCCTCGACGGGCTAACCCGCCGGTCAGGGCAGAACCTGCTCGATGACGTCGGTGCGGGCGCGGTGGCCGACCAGGCGTTGAACCAGCGGCTGCGCACGCTCCGCCAGCAGGAACATGACCTGCTGGTTGGGGTTGTGTGCACGCAGGCGGCAGCGGTGTTGGGCAATTTCAAACCCGACGACATCGACCCTGAATGCGCGTTTCAGGACTTGGGTTTCGACTCGGTGAAAGCTACCGAGTTACTTGACCGGCTGAAAGCCGTTACGGGGCTGGCATTGTCGCCCGTCTCGGCGTTTAACTACCCAACGCCCGCCGCGCTGGCCAGCTACCTGGGTCAGCTGATGAGCGGGTCGATCGCCGCGCCTGTGCAGGTGGTGTCGCGCGCGGAAACAGACGAGCCGGTTGCGGTGGTGGGGATGGCGTGTCGGTTTCCGGGTGGGGTGGATTCGGCGGCGGGTTTGTGGGATCTGGTGGTGGGGGGTTTTGATGCGGTGGGGGGTTTTCCGTCTGACCGGGGCTGGAATCTTGCGGAGTTGTTCGATCCGGATCCGGATGCGGTGGGCAAGACCTACACCCGCGCCGGGACGTTCCTGCATGATGCGGCCGGCTTTGACGCGGAGTTTTTCGGGATTTCGGGGCGGGAGGCCCTCACCATGGATCCGCAGCAGCGGTTGCTGTTGGAGGTGTGTTGGGAGGCGTTGGAAACCGCCCGAATTGATCCGGCGGGGTTGGTGGGTTCGGCGACCGGGGTGTTCGTCGGGGCGTGGGCGCAAGCCTATGGCGGGAGCGGTTCTGATGGTGTGGAGGGCTATGCGCTAACCGGTTTGTCCACCAGTGTGGCTTCGGGGCGGGTGGCCTATGCGCTGGGTTTGCAGGGTCCGGCGATCACGGTGGACACGGCGTGTTCGTCGTCGTTGGTGGCCACGCATTTGGCGTGTCAGTCGCTGCGCAATGGTGAGTCGTCGTTGGCGTTGGCCGGTGGGGTGACGGTGATGACGACGCCGTCGGTGTTTACCGAGTTCGCCCGGCAGCGGGGGTTGGCTGCTGATGGGCGGTGTAAGGCGTTTGCCGCCGCGGCTGACGGCACCGGGTGGGGTGAAGGGGCTGCGGTGTTGGTGTTGGAGCGGCTCAGTGATGCTCGGCGCCATCGGCATCCGGTGTTGGCGGTGATTGTGGGGTCGGCGGTCAATCAGGATGGTGCCTCCAATGGGTTGACGGCTCCCAGTGGGCTGGCGCAGCAGCGGGTGATTACCCAGGCGGTGGCCGATGCCGGTATTGGGCTGGATCAGGTGGATGTGGTTGAGGCCCATGGGACGGGGACTATGTTGGGGGATCCGATCGAGGCGGAGGCGTTGATCGCCACGTATGGCGCCCGGCGTGATCGTGAGCATCCGTTGTGGTTGGGGTCGGTCAAGTCCAACATTGGTCACACTCAGGCCGCCGCGGGGGTGGCGGGGATGATCAAGATGGTTGAGGCGCTGAATCACGATTGTTTGCCGCCGACGTTGAATGTGGATCGTCCTAGTCCGCATATTGACTGGTCAGCGGGTACGGTGCGGTTGTTGACGGAGGCGGTGCCGTGGCCGGTGACCGATCATCCGCGTACCGCGGCGGTGTCGTCGTTTGGGATTAGTGGCACCAATGCGCATGTGATCGTGCAGCGGGCCCCTGCGCCGGCGGATGCGGCGGAGGACGGTTTAGGTGAGCATGCCGGTGAGGGTGTGGGGTTTGGGTTGCCGGTTTGGGCGTTGTCGGCGCGCACGCCGGAGGCGTTGTGCGCCCAGGCCGACCGGTTGCACCGGCATCTGGTGGCCCGTCCTGAGTTGGATTTGACCGATGTGGCCTACAGCCTGGGTCGGACCCGCACGCATCACTCGCGTCGGGCGGTGATCACGGCGTCGGTCGGCAGTGTTGATGCGCGGAAAGACCTGTTGGAGGCGTTGGATGCGCTGCGTGGTGGGCAGGCGCATCCGCGGCTGACGCAGCACCACTACCTGGCGCATCTGCGTGGCAAAACGGTGTTCGTGTTGCCTGGTCAGGGTGGGCAGTACCTGGGGATGGGGGGTGAGCTTTACCGACATCACCGGGTGTTTGCTGACACTGTGGATGCCTGTGATGAGGCGTTGGGTCCGTTGACGGGCTGGTCGGTGCGTGAGGTGTTGTGTCAGCAGTCGGGGGCCCCGGCGCTGGATCGGGTGGATGTGGTGCAGCCGGTGCTGTTCACCATGATGGTGTCGTTGGCTGAGGTGTTGCGCCACTACGGCATTGTTGCCGATGCGGTGATCGGTCACTCGCAGGGCGAAATCGCCGCGGCCTATATCGCTGGGGTGTTTTCGTTGCCTGAGGCGGTGCGTATTGTGGCGCGGCGCAGTCAAGCGCTGAGTGCGTTGGCCGGTGCTGGTGCGATGGCCTCGGTGCTGGCCGGTGCCGAGCAGGTGCAGCCCCGGCTGCAGCCGTGGGTCAGGCGTTGGGTATCGCGGCGATCAACGGGCCGTCGCACACCATCATTAGCGGTGAGCCAACCGCGATGGGGCAGTTCGGCGCCGTTTGTGAGCGCGAGGGCATCCATATCCGGCCGATCGCGGTGGATTACGCCTCGCACTCGGCTCAGGTCGAACCACTGCGTGAGCGCCTGTTGGCCGAGCTGGCCGACCTCGCTCCGCCCCGGCGGCCATCCCGTTGTATTCCACGGTGGGCGACAGGTTTTGCGTCGATGCTTTCGACACCACCAAAATGGACGCCGAGTATTGGTATCGCAACCTGCGTGA